The following coding sequences lie in one Primulina huaijiensis isolate GDHJ02 chromosome 2, ASM1229523v2, whole genome shotgun sequence genomic window:
- the LOC140971220 gene encoding BTB/POZ domain-containing protein FBL11 isoform X3, protein MVWSRMEVEYVAANDSILQLCTSYLARNFMWALSFNSFADIPHELLYSCIKHSDLTLDSEKHLFDAIQVWLTAKTVKPEGWSNNVDSHEIRINLLPLWFAAGKRGYQFFSMFADEATGSILSLARHPNTRLKEILKQGDLSHFKVRLTKFTQKVDLSGCPQITPGLFLFSILPSGSADSVFRKIIEKSPMNFANVGLDGSLISQTMEQMLSFEAVQEVDISNCPSLPLGLAIEFFCKSFPSLRTLKAAYFLNFKTPKLCHFLQKFPLLTSIDLTLDISPVIPARVSIISSSQIPTPQRSMPLDGYNYHSAASLSFLSWPFLSNITKLTLDGRTDIYDSDLYNISEVCESLNFVNMRGCTSVTDCGLSVMILKCKKLHSMVACDTSFGNNSALALCSSISSKTQQSEKYSQSMPRKLQTLHIGGCNGIDGTILSELMFGACHLRSLCLREIQLVDDALYRFRGSSLQMLDVSETKVSCSALSHVICRNLDLKFLKTRGCTQLVQEQIGTEETKLCISSFTPKELFSDLGKSCQLEEIELGWGFSFLSFGALKPAIRTLRTLTIGLGASLGLEGLKLIPTTCPLLEMVVLYFQVISDSAITKLISTLPHLRSLSLCYCFGGISSLSFRFKMPNLMKLKLERVTPWMTNEDLMIMADSCTNLNTLSLKGCTLLNSESQNIISRSWPGLTSLHLEECGEITANGIRPLFNCCALEDLVLRHTGPGIPRNFIIDAASKLPMLRKISLDICDATDGDYDLPSFHDRYFLGIVKIARCKLKRWTLDLHNLEARRIPVHKETLALVWNSETLTRTVVKERL, encoded by the exons ATGGTTTGGAGCAGG ATGGAAGTGGAATATGTTGCAGCAAATGATTCTATCCTTCAGCTTTGTACGAGCTATCTGGCAAGGAACTTT ATGTGGGCATTATCCTTTAACTCTTTCGCTGATATTCCTCACGAACTACTGTACTCATGTATCAAGCATTCTGATTTAACTCTAGACAG TGAGAAGCACCTTTTTGATGCGATTCAAGTTTGGCTCACCGCAAAGACTGTGAAACCAGAGGGCTGGAGTAACAATGTAGACTCACACGAG ATACGAATAAATCTTCTACCGTTGTGGTTTGCCGCAG GGAAGCGGGGGTACCaatttttttcaatgtttgCTGATGAAGCGACTGGCAGTATCCTTAGTCTTGCGAGACATCCTAATACAAGGTTGAAAGAAATATTAAAACAAGGTGACTTGAGTCACTTTAAAGTTCGTCTGACAAAATTTACACag AAAGTGGATCTTTCTGGTTGCCCACAGATTACACCGGGATTATTCCTGTTTTCCATTCTTCCTTCTGGCAGTGCAGATTCGGTGTTCAGAAAAATCATTGAGAAGTCTCCCATGAATTTTGCAAATGTTGGTTTGGACGGTTCTCTGATTTCACAGACAATGGAACAGATGTTGAGTTTTGAGGCAGTGCAAGAAGTGGACATTTCAAACTGTCCATCACTTCCTCTTGGATTGGCCATTGAATTTTTTTGCAAGTCATTTCCATCTTTAAGAACATTGAAGGCAGCTTATTTTTTGAACTTCAAGACCCCAAAGTTGTGTCATTTCCTGCAAAAATTCCCTCTACTCACCAGTATTGACCTAACTCTGGACATTAGTCCTGTTATACCTGCCCGAGTATCTATTATATCTTCCTCACAGATTCCAACACCACAAAGATCAATGCCGTTAGACGGATATAATTATCATTCTGCTGCCTCATTGTCTTTCTTGTCCTGGCCATTTCTGTCAAATATAACCAAACTCACTTTAGACGGTCGAACGGACATATATG ATTCTGATCTCTATAACATATCAGAAGTCTGTGAATCCTTGAATTTTGTTAACATGAGAGGGTGCACATCTGTTACGGATTGTGGTTTGTCAGTGATGATTCTGAAATGCAAAAAGCTACATTCTATGGTGGCTTGTGATACTTCTTTTGGGAATAACTCCGCTCTAGCGCTTTGCTCCAGTATCTCCAGTAAAACTCAACAAAGTGAAAAATACTCTCAGTCGATGCCTCGTAAGCTTCAAACTCTACACATTGGTGGCTGTAATG GGATAGATGGAACGATTCTTTCCGAGCTTATGTTTGGAGCATGTCATTTAAGAAGTCTCTGCCTCAGAGAAATTCAACTTGTCGATGATGCCCTTTACAGGTTTCGGGGATCCTCCTTGCAGATGCTTGATGTTTCAGAAACCAAG GTTTCTTGCAGTGCTTTGTCTCATGTTATTTGCCGAAATCTTGatctaaaatttttgaaaacaagAGGCTGCACACAACTTGTACAAGAGCAAATTGGAACCGAAGAGACAAAATTGTGTATATCATCATTTACTCCAAAAGAGTTGTTCTCAGACCTTGGCAAGTCCTGCCAATTGGAGGAGATTGAACTTGGATGGGGATTTTCGTTTCTGTCATTTGGAGCCCTAAAACCAGCAATCAGGACTTTACGAACTCTAACTATTGGTTTAGGTGCATCCTTGGGTCTTGAAGGCTTGAAGCTCATACCCACCACCTGTCCATTGCTTGAGATGGTGGTTCTTTATTTTCAG GTGATATCAGATTCTGCAATAACCAAACTTATAAGTACACTTCCGCACTTGAGATCCTTGTCTTTGTGCTATTGTTTTGGTGGCATATCCTCATTAAGCTTCAGGTTCAAGATGCCAAATTTAATGAAGTTGAAACTTGAAAGAGTAACACCGTGGATGACCAATGAAGATTTGATGATTATGGCTGATAGTTGTACGAATTTAAATACTCTTTCATTGAAAGGATGCACATTGCTTAATTCAG AAtcacaaaatattatttcaagaaGTTGGCCCGGGTTGACATCTCTCCATCTTGAG GAATGTGGAGAAATTACAGCCAATGGTATTAGACCCCTTTTCAACTGTTGTGCTCTTGAAGATCTTGTGCTACGTCACACT GGCCCTGGAATTCCTAGAAACTTCATAATTGATGCTGCTTCCAAG TTGCCAATGCTTCGTAAAATATCACTTGACATATGTGATGCTACCGATGGCGATTATGACCTTCCAAGT TTTCATGACAGATATTTCCTCGGTATTGTTAAAATCGCAAGATGCAAGCTTAAAAGGTGGACTTTAGATCTTCACAACTTGGAGGCTCGAAGAATTCCCGTGCATAAGGAGACGTTGGCCCTCGTGTGGAACAGCGAAACACTTACAAGAACTGTGGTGAAGGAAAGATTATAG
- the LOC140971220 gene encoding BTB/POZ domain-containing protein FBL11 isoform X4, with the protein MWALSFNSFADIPHELLYSCIKHSDLTLDSEKHLFDAIQVWLTAKTVKPEGWSNNVDSHEIRINLLPLWFAAGKRGYQFFSMFADEATGSILSLARHPNTRLKEILKQGDLSHFKVRLTKFTQKVDLSGCPQITPGLFLFSILPSGSADSVFRKIIEKSPMNFANVGLDGSLISQTMEQMLSFEAVQEVDISNCPSLPLGLAIEFFCKSFPSLRTLKAAYFLNFKTPKLCHFLQKFPLLTSIDLTLDISPVIPARVSIISSSQIPTPQRSMPLDGYNYHSAASLSFLSWPFLSNITKLTLDGRTDIYDSDLYNISEVCESLNFVNMRGCTSVTDCGLSVMILKCKKLHSMVACDTSFGNNSALALCSSISSKTQQSEKYSQSMPRKLQTLHIGGCNGIDGTILSELMFGACHLRSLCLREIQLVDDALYRFRGSSLQMLDVSETKVSCSALSHVICRNLDLKFLKTRGCTQLVQEQIGTEETKLCISSFTPKELFSDLGKSCQLEEIELGWGFSFLSFGALKPAIRTLRTLTIGLGASLGLEGLKLIPTTCPLLEMVVLYFQVISDSAITKLISTLPHLRSLSLCYCFGGISSLSFRFKMPNLMKLKLERVTPWMTNEDLMIMADSCTNLNTLSLKGCTLLNSESQNIISRSWPGLTSLHLEECGEITANGIRPLFNCCALEDLVLRHTGPGIPRNFIIDAASKLPMLRKISLDICDATDGDYDLPSFHDRYFLGIVKIARCKLKRWTLDLHNLEARRIPVHKETLALVWNSETLTRTVVKERL; encoded by the exons ATGTGGGCATTATCCTTTAACTCTTTCGCTGATATTCCTCACGAACTACTGTACTCATGTATCAAGCATTCTGATTTAACTCTAGACAG TGAGAAGCACCTTTTTGATGCGATTCAAGTTTGGCTCACCGCAAAGACTGTGAAACCAGAGGGCTGGAGTAACAATGTAGACTCACACGAG ATACGAATAAATCTTCTACCGTTGTGGTTTGCCGCAG GGAAGCGGGGGTACCaatttttttcaatgtttgCTGATGAAGCGACTGGCAGTATCCTTAGTCTTGCGAGACATCCTAATACAAGGTTGAAAGAAATATTAAAACAAGGTGACTTGAGTCACTTTAAAGTTCGTCTGACAAAATTTACACag AAAGTGGATCTTTCTGGTTGCCCACAGATTACACCGGGATTATTCCTGTTTTCCATTCTTCCTTCTGGCAGTGCAGATTCGGTGTTCAGAAAAATCATTGAGAAGTCTCCCATGAATTTTGCAAATGTTGGTTTGGACGGTTCTCTGATTTCACAGACAATGGAACAGATGTTGAGTTTTGAGGCAGTGCAAGAAGTGGACATTTCAAACTGTCCATCACTTCCTCTTGGATTGGCCATTGAATTTTTTTGCAAGTCATTTCCATCTTTAAGAACATTGAAGGCAGCTTATTTTTTGAACTTCAAGACCCCAAAGTTGTGTCATTTCCTGCAAAAATTCCCTCTACTCACCAGTATTGACCTAACTCTGGACATTAGTCCTGTTATACCTGCCCGAGTATCTATTATATCTTCCTCACAGATTCCAACACCACAAAGATCAATGCCGTTAGACGGATATAATTATCATTCTGCTGCCTCATTGTCTTTCTTGTCCTGGCCATTTCTGTCAAATATAACCAAACTCACTTTAGACGGTCGAACGGACATATATG ATTCTGATCTCTATAACATATCAGAAGTCTGTGAATCCTTGAATTTTGTTAACATGAGAGGGTGCACATCTGTTACGGATTGTGGTTTGTCAGTGATGATTCTGAAATGCAAAAAGCTACATTCTATGGTGGCTTGTGATACTTCTTTTGGGAATAACTCCGCTCTAGCGCTTTGCTCCAGTATCTCCAGTAAAACTCAACAAAGTGAAAAATACTCTCAGTCGATGCCTCGTAAGCTTCAAACTCTACACATTGGTGGCTGTAATG GGATAGATGGAACGATTCTTTCCGAGCTTATGTTTGGAGCATGTCATTTAAGAAGTCTCTGCCTCAGAGAAATTCAACTTGTCGATGATGCCCTTTACAGGTTTCGGGGATCCTCCTTGCAGATGCTTGATGTTTCAGAAACCAAG GTTTCTTGCAGTGCTTTGTCTCATGTTATTTGCCGAAATCTTGatctaaaatttttgaaaacaagAGGCTGCACACAACTTGTACAAGAGCAAATTGGAACCGAAGAGACAAAATTGTGTATATCATCATTTACTCCAAAAGAGTTGTTCTCAGACCTTGGCAAGTCCTGCCAATTGGAGGAGATTGAACTTGGATGGGGATTTTCGTTTCTGTCATTTGGAGCCCTAAAACCAGCAATCAGGACTTTACGAACTCTAACTATTGGTTTAGGTGCATCCTTGGGTCTTGAAGGCTTGAAGCTCATACCCACCACCTGTCCATTGCTTGAGATGGTGGTTCTTTATTTTCAG GTGATATCAGATTCTGCAATAACCAAACTTATAAGTACACTTCCGCACTTGAGATCCTTGTCTTTGTGCTATTGTTTTGGTGGCATATCCTCATTAAGCTTCAGGTTCAAGATGCCAAATTTAATGAAGTTGAAACTTGAAAGAGTAACACCGTGGATGACCAATGAAGATTTGATGATTATGGCTGATAGTTGTACGAATTTAAATACTCTTTCATTGAAAGGATGCACATTGCTTAATTCAG AAtcacaaaatattatttcaagaaGTTGGCCCGGGTTGACATCTCTCCATCTTGAG GAATGTGGAGAAATTACAGCCAATGGTATTAGACCCCTTTTCAACTGTTGTGCTCTTGAAGATCTTGTGCTACGTCACACT GGCCCTGGAATTCCTAGAAACTTCATAATTGATGCTGCTTCCAAG TTGCCAATGCTTCGTAAAATATCACTTGACATATGTGATGCTACCGATGGCGATTATGACCTTCCAAGT TTTCATGACAGATATTTCCTCGGTATTGTTAAAATCGCAAGATGCAAGCTTAAAAGGTGGACTTTAGATCTTCACAACTTGGAGGCTCGAAGAATTCCCGTGCATAAGGAGACGTTGGCCCTCGTGTGGAACAGCGAAACACTTACAAGAACTGTGGTGAAGGAAAGATTATAG